One window from the genome of Dioscorea cayenensis subsp. rotundata cultivar TDr96_F1 chromosome 3, TDr96_F1_v2_PseudoChromosome.rev07_lg8_w22 25.fasta, whole genome shotgun sequence encodes:
- the LOC120250465 gene encoding uncharacterized acetyltransferase At3g50280-like — MGSQVNLHRLHPKGTPPSFSVCISCNDEGAEFIHAVANEVTISDIVNSTSVPPILQLFFHLNGAVNFEGQSLPLLSAQVTELKDGGIFIGCSFNHIVADGFSFWHFMNSWSEISRTSSHSITLPPTHERWFIDSCTPPIRLPFQQPQDLIKSYSSPQLDECALHFSAEVVAKLKAKANKEMQTNKISSLQALLAHVWRSVTRARCLKPDQPTGYFLAMGNRSRLDPPLPSAYMGNSLQIADAVRILAGELVGGSLGWAANLLNEAVASVTHDKIIEFLDSWPKCPSFNDISQFAPCDLFTGSSPRFDVYGNDFGWGKPIAVRSGGANKFDGKITVYPGPEKGSIALEICLLPHVLKRLMEDSEFMKMVSAL; from the exons ATGGGATCTCAAGTCAATCTCCATAGGTTACATCCAAAAGG CACACCACCATCTTTCTCTGTATGCATCTCTTGCAATGATGAAGGTGCTGAATTCATCCATGCCGTTGCCAATGAAGTCACCATCTCGGACATTGTCAACTCTACCTCTGTGCCTCCTATACTACAACTCTTCTTCCATCTCAACGGAGCTGTGAACTTTGAAGGCCAATCACTCCCACTCCTATCCGCCCAAGTCACTGAACTAAAAGATGGCGGCATCTTCATTGGCTGCTCTTTTAACCATATCGTTGCCGATGGATTCTCGTTTTGGCACTTCATGAACTCATGGTCTGAGATTTCAAGAACCAGTTCTCATTCAATCACTCTTCCGCCAACTCATGAGCGTTGGTTCATTGACTCTTGCACACCTCCCATTCGTTTACCATTTCAGCAACCTCAAGATCTCATCAAGAGTTATAGTTCTCCACAACTAGATGAGTGTGCCTTACATTTCTCAGCTGAAGTGGTTGCAAAGCTAAAGGCAAAAGCCAACAAAGAGATGCAAACCAATAAGATTTCATCCCTTCAAGCCTTGTTAGCTCATGTGTGGCGAAGTGTGACTAGAGCTCGTTGCCTCAAACCTGATCAGCCAACAGGTTACTTTTTGGCCATGGGCAACCGATCAAGGTTGGATCCACCTTTACCATCAGCATACATGGGTAACTCTCTACAAATAGCAGACGCGGTCAGAATCTTAGCAGGAGAGCTGGTAGGAGGAAGCTTGGGATGGGCTGCGAATTTGCTTAATGAAGCAGTGGCATCTGTGACTCATGATAAAATTATAGAGTTTCTTGATTCATGGCCTAAGTGTCCCTCTTTTAATGACATTAGTCAGTTCGCTCCTTGTGATTTGTTCACAGGAAGCTCCCCGAGGTTTGATGTGTATGGAAATGACTTTGGCTGGGGAAAACCTATTGCTGTTCGTAGTGGAGGTGCAAACAAGTTTGACGGGAAGATTACTGTATATCCCGGGCCAGAGAAGGGAAGTATTGCATTAGAGATTTGTCTCTTGCCACATGTATTGAAGCGTCTCATGGAGGATAGCGAGTTTATGAAGATGGTGAGTGCGCTATAG